The Molothrus aeneus isolate 106 chromosome 15, BPBGC_Maene_1.0, whole genome shotgun sequence genome includes a region encoding these proteins:
- the MGAT4B gene encoding alpha-1,3-mannosyl-glycoprotein 4-beta-N-acetylglucosaminyltransferase B, translating to MRLRSGTALTLLLGCLCALLSLSWYGAFGGHKGDVVDIYQREFLALRDRLHTAEQESLKRSKELNLVLEEIKRALSEKQALRDINRTWSSLSDETKLKLWNITNKNVLHLPTIFHHLPHLLSKENSLQPAVHVGQGRTGVSVVMGIPSVKREVHSYLTDTLNSLISELTQQEKEDSVIVVLIAETDPQYTAGVAENIKNLFPKEIHSGLLEVISPSPHFYPDFSHLRESFGDPKERVRWRTKQNLDYCFLMMYAQSKGIYYVQLEDDIVAKPNYLSTMKNFALQQPSEEWMILEFSQLGFIGKMFKSLDLSLIVEFILMFYKDKPIDWLLDHILWVKVCNPEKDAKHCDRQKANLRIRFKPSLFQHVGTHSSLAGKIQKLKDKDFGKHALRKEHVNPPAEVSTSLKTYQHFTLEKAYLREDFFWAFTPTAGDFIRFRFFKPLRIERFFFRSGNIEHPEDKLFNTTVEVLPFDSLQSDKEALQEGRGTAVKYRRTADGYVQIGSFSKGVAEGEVDPSFGPLEAIRLSIQTDSPVWIILSEIFIKKAE from the exons GTGACGTTGTGGACATCTACCAGCGGGAGTTCCTGGCGCTCAGGGACCGGCTGCACACGGCCGAGCAGGAGAGCCTGAAGCGCTCCAAGGAGCTCAACCTGGTCCTGGAGGAGATCAAGAGAGCCCTGTCGGAGAAGCAGGCCCTGCGGGACATAAACCGGACCTGGAGCAGCTTATCTG acGAAACCAAGTTAAAACTGTGGAATATCACCAACAAGAATGTGCTGCACCTTCCCACCATCTTCCATCATTTGCCACATTTGCTGTCAAAGGAGAACAGTCTGCAGCCAGCCGTGCATGTGGGACAGGGGCGCACTGGAG TGTCCGTCGTGATGGGAATCCCCAGCGTGAAGCGGGAGGTGCATTCCTACCTCACAGACACCCTCAACTCCCTCATCTCAGAGCTCActcagcaggagaaggaggactCTGTCATCGTTGTCCTCATTGCTGAG acagATCCACAGTACACAGCCGGAGTGGCAGAAAATATCAAAAACTT ATTCCCAAAGGAAATACACTCAGGTCTCCTGGAGGTAATTTCCCCATCTCCACATTTCTATCCTGATTTCTCCCACCTGCGGGAATCCTTTGGAGACCCCAAGGAAAGAGTCAG GTGGAGGACAAAGCAGAACCTGGACTACTGCTTTTTAATGATGTATGCCCAGTCCAAAGGCATTTATTATGTGCAG CTGGAGGATGACATTGTGGCCAAACCAAACTATCTCAGCACGATGAAGAACTTTGCCTTGCAGCAGCCCTCTGAAGAGTGGATGATCCTGGAGTTCTCTCAGCTGGGGTTCATTG GAAAAATGTTCAAGTCTCTGGATCTGAGCTTGATTGTGGAGTTCATCCTGATGTTCTATAAGGACAAACCCATTGACTGGCTGCTGGATCACATCCTCTGGGTGAAAGTCTGCAACCCTGAGAAAGATGCA AAACACTGCGACAGGCAGAAGGCAAACCTGAGGATCCGCTTCAAGCCCTCGCTCTTCCAGCACGTGGGAACCCACTCGTCCTTGGCTGGGAAGATACAGAAGCTGAAG GACAAGGACTTTGGAAAACACGCACTGCGGAAAGAACACGTCAACCCTCCTGCTGAGGTGAGCACCAGCCTGAAAACCTACCAGCACTTCACCCTGGAGAAGGCTTACCTGCGGGAGGACTTCTTCTGGGCCTTCACTCCCACTGCCGGGGACTTCATCCGATTCAGATTCTTCAAACCACTCCGAATTGAAAG GTTCTTCTTCCGCAGCGGGAACATCGAGCACCCAGAAGACAAACTCTTCAACACGACCGTGGAGGTGCTGCCGTTTGAC AGTCTACAGTCAGATAAGGAAGCCTtgcaggagggaagaggaaCAGCTGTCAAATACCGCAGGACAGCAGATGGCTACGTCCAGATAG GCTCGTTCTCCAAGGGTGTTGCAGAGGGTGAGGTGGACCCATCTTTTGGGCCACTGGAGGCCATCAGGCTGTCCATCCAGACCGACTCCCCGGTGTGGATCATCCTGAGCGAG atttttatcAAAAAAGCAGAGTGA